From one Formosa sediminum genomic stretch:
- a CDS encoding MBL fold metallo-hydrolase — MKHILCIIICIMWIIQPAFAQDQTTFKLIPLGVKGGLDETNLSAYLVAPKHSDAYVCLDAGTINAGIEKSIENKLFNISSTEVLQNHIKGYLISHAHLDHVSGLIINSPADASKTVYATKSCMTMMQNHYFNGETWANFGDEGPGYQIKRYHFQTLKLNQETPLTNTEMMVTAYPLSHVNPFESTAFLIRYNSDYILYLGDTGPDPIEKSNNLKLLWTTIAPLIKSKQLRAILIEVSFPNEQADTALFGHLTPNWFYKEMQVLQSLTGADALQGFKTIITHLKPPVKNMVKIKTELEAQNNLGLDLIFPEQGVKLEF; from the coding sequence ATGAAACATATTCTATGCATTATTATTTGCATTATGTGGATAATACAACCCGCTTTTGCACAAGACCAGACTACATTTAAATTAATTCCTTTAGGCGTAAAAGGCGGTTTAGATGAAACTAATTTATCTGCTTATTTAGTAGCTCCAAAGCATTCAGATGCTTATGTGTGTTTAGATGCTGGCACTATAAATGCGGGTATAGAAAAATCTATTGAAAATAAATTATTTAATATTTCTTCAACGGAGGTATTACAAAATCATATAAAAGGGTATTTAATCTCTCATGCACATTTAGACCATGTTTCCGGGCTAATTATTAACTCTCCTGCAGATGCATCAAAAACAGTTTATGCAACTAAATCTTGTATGACCATGATGCAGAACCATTACTTTAATGGAGAAACTTGGGCTAATTTTGGTGACGAAGGTCCTGGATATCAGATTAAACGATACCATTTTCAGACATTAAAACTAAATCAAGAAACCCCATTAACGAATACCGAAATGATGGTTACAGCATATCCATTAAGTCATGTTAATCCGTTTGAAAGTACTGCCTTTTTAATTCGTTATAATTCAGATTACATTCTTTATTTAGGAGACACTGGTCCAGATCCTATAGAAAAAAGTAACAACTTAAAACTATTATGGACAACTATAGCTCCTTTAATTAAATCTAAACAATTACGTGCTATTCTAATAGAGGTTTCTTTCCCTAACGAGCAAGCTGATACAGCACTATTTGGACACTTAACTCCAAATTGGTTTTATAAAGAAATGCAAGTTTTACAAAGCTTAACAGGTGCAGATGCTTTACAAGGTTTTAAAACTATAATAACCCATCTAAAACCACCGGTTAAAAACATGGTAAAAATTAAAACAGAATTAGAAGCACAAAATAATTTAGGTTTAGATCTTATATTTCCAGAACAGGGAGTGAAATTAGAATTCTAA
- the bshB1 gene encoding bacillithiol biosynthesis deacetylase BshB1 has translation MKLDILAIGAHPDDVELGCGATIAKEIANGKKVGIIDLTRGELGTRGTAETRDEEAKNAAKILGVAVRENLAFADAFFVNDKSHQLEVIKIIRKYQPDIVLCNAIDDRHIDHGKGSKLVSDACFLSGLKKIETKLDETLQLQWRPKHVYHYIQWKNIEPDFVVDVTGYMDVKEKAVLAYKTQFFDPNSKEPETPISSKNFTDSVNYRAKDLGRIIGVDFAEGFTSERYVAVENLFDLK, from the coding sequence ATGAAATTAGACATACTTGCAATAGGAGCACATCCAGACGACGTAGAATTAGGATGTGGAGCTACTATTGCAAAAGAAATAGCCAACGGAAAAAAAGTTGGAATAATTGATTTAACACGTGGTGAATTAGGAACACGTGGTACAGCAGAAACACGTGATGAAGAAGCAAAAAATGCAGCTAAAATCTTAGGTGTAGCGGTACGCGAAAATTTAGCATTTGCAGATGCCTTTTTTGTAAATGATAAATCGCATCAATTAGAAGTTATTAAGATTATTAGAAAATATCAACCCGATATTGTACTGTGTAATGCTATAGATGATAGGCATATAGATCATGGAAAAGGTAGTAAACTTGTAAGTGATGCGTGTTTTTTAAGTGGATTAAAAAAAATAGAAACAAAACTAGATGAAACATTGCAATTACAATGGAGACCAAAACATGTGTACCACTATATACAGTGGAAAAATATAGAGCCAGATTTTGTAGTCGATGTAACAGGATATATGGATGTTAAAGAAAAAGCAGTTTTAGCATACAAAACACAATTTTTTGATCCGAATAGTAAAGAGCCAGAAACCCCAATTTCTAGTAAAAATTTTACAGATAGCGTAAATTACCGTGCAAAAGATTTAGGACGTATTATTGGAGTAGATTTTGCAGAAGGCTTTACCTCAGAACGTTATGTAGCTGTCGAAAATTTATTTGATTTAAAATGA
- a CDS encoding trans-sulfuration enzyme family protein — protein sequence MAKKIGLDTVCVHIGEVKDQQFKGAVSPIYMSTSYQFTDVDVRRYPRNYNTPNQENLSKKIAALEHAEAGMIFSSGMAAISTTLLAFLKIGDHIVVQNTLYGGTSQFIQEEFPKYGIEYTFTNGYKPEDFEAAIQENTKVVYLESPSNPLLTITNIKRVSELVKSRGLISIIDNTFASPVNQNPIDFGIDIVVHSATKYLGGHSDILAGAVACSKAHMHAIWKVGANLGGNLSDFTVWMLERSIKTLVLRVKAQNKNAKALAKFLNGHPDVKNVYYPGLKSHPEYKLAKSQMRGFGGMLSFELNNGLDALTFQKELKLIKASMSLAGVESTMLSPCMTSHASMSQEQRDSIGITNELIRFSLGIESKKDLIQDIKQAIKATKKLVKIEA from the coding sequence ATGGCTAAAAAAATAGGTTTAGATACAGTATGCGTGCATATAGGAGAGGTTAAAGATCAGCAATTTAAGGGCGCAGTATCTCCAATATATATGTCTACCTCATATCAATTTACAGATGTAGATGTTAGACGATACCCTCGTAATTATAATACTCCAAATCAGGAAAACTTATCAAAAAAAATTGCCGCATTAGAACATGCCGAAGCGGGAATGATCTTTAGTTCTGGGATGGCAGCTATAAGTACCACCTTATTAGCATTTTTAAAAATAGGAGATCATATTGTAGTTCAGAATACATTGTACGGCGGAACTAGCCAGTTTATTCAAGAAGAATTTCCTAAGTACGGTATAGAATATACGTTTACCAATGGCTATAAACCAGAAGATTTTGAGGCTGCAATACAAGAAAATACAAAGGTCGTATATCTTGAATCACCATCAAATCCGTTATTAACGATTACAAATATAAAAAGGGTATCTGAATTGGTAAAATCAAGAGGATTAATCTCTATAATAGATAATACATTTGCTAGTCCTGTAAATCAAAATCCAATAGATTTTGGTATAGATATCGTAGTACACTCTGCTACAAAATATTTAGGAGGACATAGTGATATTTTGGCTGGAGCTGTAGCGTGCTCAAAAGCACACATGCATGCAATCTGGAAAGTTGGTGCAAATCTAGGCGGAAATTTAAGCGATTTTACAGTTTGGATGTTAGAGCGTAGCATAAAGACTTTAGTTTTACGTGTAAAAGCACAGAATAAAAATGCAAAAGCTTTAGCTAAGTTTTTAAATGGGCATCCAGATGTTAAAAATGTATATTATCCGGGCTTAAAAAGCCATCCAGAATACAAATTAGCTAAATCTCAAATGCGCGGATTTGGAGGCATGTTGTCGTTTGAATTAAATAATGGCTTAGATGCCTTAACCTTTCAAAAAGAATTAAAACTTATTAAAGCCTCTATGAGTCTAGCAGGAGTGGAGAGTACAATGTTGTCTCCGTGTATGACCTCTCATGCCTCGATGTCTCAAGAACAACGTGATAGTATTGGGATCACTAATGAGTTAATTAGATTTTCACTAGGTATAGAATCTAAAAAAGATTTAATTCAAGATATAAAACAAGCAATAAAAGCAACTAAAAAATTAGTAAAAATAGAAGCTTAA
- the mscL gene encoding large conductance mechanosensitive channel protein MscL, which produces MKLLQEFKEFAVKGNMIDMAVGIIIGASFNKVIDVMVKQVFMPPLSLLSEGIHFQDKVWVLREAVIDASGAILQPEITIGYGALIEALLDFLIIGFTVFLVVKFMNRLRKKSQDPKDKTVVTPKDIQLLSGITDLLQEQNVLLKAKTKQ; this is translated from the coding sequence ATGAAATTACTACAAGAATTTAAAGAATTTGCAGTAAAAGGAAATATGATAGATATGGCAGTGGGTATTATTATCGGTGCTTCATTTAATAAAGTAATCGATGTTATGGTAAAACAGGTATTTATGCCACCACTATCATTATTATCTGAAGGGATACATTTTCAAGATAAAGTTTGGGTATTAAGAGAAGCGGTAATAGATGCTTCAGGAGCTATTTTACAACCCGAAATAACTATAGGGTATGGAGCTTTAATAGAAGCGCTTCTAGATTTTTTAATTATTGGATTTACTGTGTTTTTAGTGGTGAAGTTTATGAATAGACTAAGAAAAAAATCTCAAGATCCAAAAGATAAAACAGTGGTAACACCAAAAGATATTCAGTTATTATCAGGAATAACAGATTTATTGCAAGAGCAAAACGTATTATTAAAAGCAAAAACTAAACAATAA
- a CDS encoding transcriptional regulator, which produces MTSILTGDIINSRAHDAKNWLPQLKTELNLYGESPKYWEIYRGDSFQLEVAPAEALKAAILIKASLKQLKTIDVRIAIGIGEKTYNANHITESNGSAFINSGECFEQLKKTNLAIKSSQTEFDTAMNIMLELALLTMNTWTPTSAALVKLALTHPDANQKMLAKQTQSTQGNISQGLKRAGYDEILKMIAYYSKYVTL; this is translated from the coding sequence ATGACAAGTATTCTAACAGGAGATATTATTAATTCTAGAGCACATGATGCTAAAAATTGGCTACCACAATTAAAAACCGAATTAAATTTATACGGAGAAAGCCCAAAGTATTGGGAAATTTATAGGGGCGATAGCTTTCAGCTAGAAGTTGCACCTGCAGAAGCTCTAAAAGCTGCTATTTTAATAAAAGCAAGCTTAAAACAATTAAAAACTATAGATGTAAGAATAGCCATTGGTATTGGAGAAAAAACCTATAATGCAAACCATATTACCGAATCAAATGGCAGTGCTTTTATTAATTCTGGTGAATGTTTTGAGCAATTAAAAAAAACCAACTTAGCGATAAAATCTTCTCAAACAGAATTTGATACTGCTATGAATATTATGCTAGAATTGGCTTTATTAACTATGAATACGTGGACTCCAACTTCAGCAGCTCTCGTTAAACTAGCATTAACCCATCCTGACGCCAATCAGAAAATGTTAGCGAAACAAACACAAAGTACACAAGGCAATATAAGCCAAGGATTAAAACGTGCGGGTTACGACGAAATTCTAAAAATGATAGCATACTACTCCAAATACGTAACACTATGA
- a CDS encoding DUF3307 domain-containing protein, which yields MIALFIKLLLAHLIGDFLLQPTKWVMDKAHKKIKSKYLYAHITVHLLALSVILQFNFKYIWGIIIIIGSHFIIDLAKLYLNEKVNSRWLFIIDQLGHIIILLLVVGIYNPYNISIDYFYNTRLLLTVSCLLFVTVVSSIIMKVLVSKWQIENTNETSLKDAGAYIGMLERLFVFVFIAMNYWEGIGFLITAKSVFRFSDLSKAKDRKLTEYILIGTLLSFGLAISCGFIFKMVLPLI from the coding sequence ATGATTGCATTATTTATAAAATTACTCCTCGCCCACTTAATAGGCGATTTTCTTTTACAACCTACAAAATGGGTAATGGATAAAGCGCATAAAAAAATAAAGTCCAAATATTTATATGCACATATTACAGTGCATTTATTAGCTTTATCAGTAATACTTCAATTTAATTTTAAATATATCTGGGGCATCATCATCATCATTGGATCTCATTTTATTATAGACCTTGCAAAATTATATTTAAATGAAAAAGTAAACTCTAGGTGGCTTTTTATTATAGACCAACTGGGACACATAATAATACTCTTGCTTGTGGTTGGCATATACAATCCATACAATATTTCTATAGATTATTTTTACAATACACGCCTATTGCTAACCGTTAGCTGTCTATTATTTGTAACCGTAGTTTCCTCTATAATTATGAAAGTTTTAGTGTCTAAATGGCAAATAGAAAACACTAACGAAACCTCGCTAAAAGATGCAGGTGCCTATATTGGTATGTTAGAACGTTTATTTGTTTTTGTTTTTATAGCCATGAATTATTGGGAAGGAATTGGATTTTTAATTACTGCAAAATCTGTGTTTCGCTTTAGTGATTTATCAAAAGCAAAAGACCGAAAACTAACAGAATACATTTTAATTGGTACCCTTTTAAGTTTCGGTCTTGCTATATCTTGCGGATTCATTTTTAAAATGGTACTACCGCTTATTTAA
- the ccsA gene encoding cytochrome c biogenesis protein CcsA, with the protein MQNKLAKILFSTRLTSVLFIVFAAAMAIGTFMDAGQDTSPTPYSRTLIYNTWWFEAIMLIFVINFIGNIKRYRLYKKEKWSSLILHLSFILILLGAFITRYIGFEGMMAIREGATENTFLSQKTYITAYIDGDYMIDGVPQRLPLEAEVDFSPRLDNEFSIHTKYNQQPVSIELESFIGGAEEDIIPDETGEEYLKIVEAGNGAPHNHFLKAGEVQSIHNVLFSLNKQTDGAINITSNDEGIFIHSPFEGEYLTMATMASGKLVKDSLQPLVLRSRYVIENMQIVFPKPVVKGTFDIVKKAEFLKNDEDGVVLKVTTNGETKRVGLLGGKGTNGDFKQVKIGGLDFAFRYGSKVLELPFSIKLNDFEAERYPGTENSYSAFSSQVTVLDEKEGNFDYKIFMNHILDHRGYRFFQSGFDPDEKGTILSVNHDYYGTLFTYIGYFLLYFGLLWTLVAKGSRFGDLRKKLNQVKAKKAKILTVLLFCFAFNGFAQGHSANDGHAHNNKPTKAQIDSILIANKAPKAHADKFGHMVIQDIGGRMMPVNTYASELLRKLSKTDTYAGLDANQVFLSMQESPLLWYNVPVVFLKYKKADSIRSIIGIPKDQKFATLADFFTDRGAYKLGPFLEDAYKAAIPNGFQKEFKEVDQHVNLLYNTIEGRSLRIFPVPDDENNKWISSIEYKTGNIKVKDSLYENFIKSGFSAYLMTLNQAKQSGDFTDANKLLDAVHKTQKQYGASVMLSDEKVKTEILYNHYDIFKSLFSWYMYAGTLMFIVLIIQIFKSKSKAIDISVAVFKWIIVALFILHTIGLIARWYISGHAPWSDAYESMIYVAWATMLFGLLLGRKSDLTIASTAFVTSMILMVAHWNWMDPAIANLQPVLDSYWLMIHVAVIVGSYGPFTIGMILGLTVLFLMIFTNKDNKKKMLININELTIINEMALTVGLVMLTIGNFLGGMWANESWGRYWGWDPKETWALISIMIYAFVIHMRLVPGLRGRFGFNLASILAFSSIMMTYFGVNFYLAGLHSYASGDQIVSVKFIVITLAIIAVIAVLAYIKYAKFYKKSK; encoded by the coding sequence ATGCAAAATAAACTTGCCAAAATTCTTTTTTCTACCCGTTTAACATCTGTATTATTTATTGTATTTGCCGCAGCGATGGCTATAGGTACATTTATGGATGCTGGACAAGATACATCTCCTACACCTTATTCTAGAACTTTAATTTATAACACCTGGTGGTTTGAGGCCATTATGTTAATTTTTGTAATTAATTTTATAGGTAATATTAAGCGTTACAGACTGTATAAAAAAGAAAAATGGTCTTCTCTAATTTTGCACTTATCGTTTATCTTAATTCTTTTAGGCGCTTTTATTACAAGATATATTGGTTTTGAAGGGATGATGGCAATACGAGAAGGAGCTACAGAAAACACCTTTCTATCTCAGAAAACTTACATTACGGCCTATATAGATGGAGATTATATGATTGACGGTGTGCCACAACGTTTACCATTAGAAGCAGAGGTAGATTTTTCACCACGTTTGGATAATGAGTTTAGTATTCATACAAAATACAATCAGCAACCTGTTAGTATAGAACTAGAATCTTTTATAGGCGGTGCAGAAGAAGATATTATTCCAGACGAAACAGGAGAAGAGTATTTAAAAATTGTAGAAGCTGGAAACGGTGCACCACATAATCACTTTTTAAAAGCAGGAGAAGTACAGAGCATACATAATGTTTTGTTTTCTTTAAATAAACAAACAGACGGAGCTATTAATATTACTTCTAATGACGAGGGTATCTTTATTCACTCACCTTTTGAAGGCGAGTACTTAACTATGGCAACAATGGCCTCAGGAAAATTAGTAAAAGATAGCTTACAACCTTTAGTGTTAAGATCGCGTTATGTGATTGAAAATATGCAAATTGTGTTTCCTAAACCTGTAGTTAAAGGAACATTTGATATTGTTAAAAAAGCAGAGTTTCTTAAAAACGATGAGGATGGTGTAGTATTAAAAGTAACTACTAACGGCGAAACAAAGCGTGTGGGGTTACTGGGCGGAAAAGGGACCAATGGAGATTTTAAACAAGTTAAAATTGGTGGATTAGATTTTGCTTTTAGATATGGCTCTAAAGTATTAGAACTTCCATTTAGTATAAAATTAAATGATTTTGAAGCAGAACGTTATCCAGGAACCGAAAATAGTTATTCTGCATTCTCTAGTCAAGTTACTGTTCTAGATGAAAAGGAAGGGAATTTTGATTATAAAATATTTATGAATCATATTTTAGATCATCGTGGTTACCGCTTTTTTCAATCTGGTTTCGATCCTGATGAAAAAGGAACTATTCTCTCTGTTAATCACGATTATTACGGTACACTATTTACTTATATTGGATATTTCTTATTGTATTTCGGACTCTTATGGACTCTTGTTGCTAAAGGATCGCGCTTTGGAGATTTACGTAAAAAATTAAATCAAGTAAAAGCTAAAAAAGCTAAAATTTTAACTGTATTACTCTTTTGTTTTGCTTTTAATGGTTTCGCACAAGGGCATTCTGCAAACGATGGGCATGCCCACAATAATAAACCTACAAAAGCACAAATAGATTCTATCTTAATAGCCAATAAAGCGCCAAAAGCACATGCTGATAAATTTGGGCATATGGTCATACAGGATATTGGCGGACGAATGATGCCTGTTAATACGTATGCTTCAGAATTACTACGTAAATTATCAAAAACGGATACGTATGCTGGTTTAGATGCAAACCAAGTGTTTCTGTCTATGCAAGAAAGTCCGTTGTTATGGTACAATGTACCTGTAGTATTTTTAAAATATAAAAAAGCAGATTCTATTCGTTCAATCATAGGTATTCCTAAGGATCAAAAATTTGCAACTTTAGCAGATTTCTTTACAGATCGTGGTGCATATAAGTTGGGTCCATTTTTAGAAGATGCTTACAAAGCGGCAATTCCTAATGGATTTCAGAAAGAATTTAAAGAAGTAGATCAGCATGTTAATTTATTGTATAATACAATTGAAGGCCGATCGTTACGTATTTTTCCTGTGCCAGACGATGAAAATAACAAGTGGATTTCTTCTATAGAATATAAAACGGGAAATATAAAAGTTAAAGATTCTTTATATGAAAACTTTATAAAAAGTGGTTTTTCTGCGTATTTAATGACTCTTAATCAAGCCAAACAATCTGGCGATTTTACAGATGCTAATAAGTTGTTAGATGCCGTACATAAAACTCAAAAACAATATGGTGCTAGCGTTATGCTTTCAGATGAAAAAGTTAAAACCGAAATACTGTATAACCACTACGACATATTTAAGAGTTTATTTAGTTGGTATATGTATGCAGGAACTTTAATGTTTATTGTATTAATTATTCAAATATTTAAGAGTAAAAGTAAAGCCATAGATATTAGTGTTGCTGTGTTTAAATGGATTATTGTTGCTTTATTTATCTTACACACTATAGGGTTAATTGCGCGTTGGTATATTTCTGGCCATGCACCTTGGAGTGATGCATACGAATCTATGATTTATGTGGCTTGGGCTACTATGCTATTTGGTTTACTTCTTGGAAGAAAAAGTGATTTAACTATTGCGTCAACAGCATTTGTAACCTCAATGATTTTAATGGTTGCACACTGGAATTGGATGGATCCTGCAATTGCAAATTTACAACCCGTTTTAGATAGTTATTGGTTAATGATTCACGTTGCAGTTATTGTGGGTAGCTATGGACCATTTACTATAGGAATGATTTTAGGGTTAACAGTGCTGTTTCTTATGATTTTTACTAATAAAGATAATAAGAAGAAAATGCTAATTAATATTAATGAGTTAACTATAATTAATGAAATGGCATTAACCGTTGGTTTAGTAATGTTAACCATAGGTAACTTTCTTGGCGGAATGTGGGCTAATGAAAGTTGGGGACGTTATTGGGGTTGGGACCCTAAGGAAACGTGGGCATTAATTAGTATAATGATATATGCATTTGTTATACATATGCGCTTAGTACCTGGATTACGTGGCAGATTTGGTTTTAATTTAGCTTCAATTTTAGCATTTTCTAGTATTATGATGACGTATTTTGGAGTGAATTTTTACTTAGCAGGATTACACTCTTATGCTAGTGGAGATCAAATTGTAAGTGTGAAATTTATAGTAATTACCTTAGCTATTATTGCAGTAATCGCAGTATTAGCTTACATTAAATATGCTAAATTTTACAAGAAGAGTAAATAA
- a CDS encoding group III truncated hemoglobin, with protein MRFDIKDRADVFTLVSKFYDKIRKDETLGPFFNTLITDWPAHIERLTSFWESSLFLKTKYYGNPLDVHVKLDQAHNNSITDKHFGIWLNIWVQTIDELFEGERANNAKQRARKMGTFLYINIFQARQNKV; from the coding sequence GTGAGATTTGATATTAAAGATAGAGCAGATGTATTTACATTGGTGTCTAAGTTTTACGATAAAATTAGAAAAGACGAAACATTAGGACCGTTTTTTAATACATTAATTACAGATTGGCCAGCGCATATAGAACGCTTAACGAGTTTCTGGGAATCTAGTTTGTTTTTAAAAACCAAATATTATGGTAATCCGTTAGACGTACACGTAAAATTAGATCAAGCACATAATAATAGCATAACTGATAAACATTTTGGGATTTGGTTAAATATTTGGGTGCAAACTATAGATGAACTTTTTGAAGGCGAACGGGCTAATAATGCTAAACAACGTGCTCGTAAAATGGGTACTTTTTTATATATAAATATATTCCAGGCAAGACAAAATAAAGTTTAG
- a CDS encoding Rossmann-like and DUF2520 domain-containing protein: protein MISVVLLGAGNVATHLYNVFQDAKHITVTQWYNRHLSKLTTYKNEVEITDNLEDLNPADIYILAVSDDAISNVSKALPFQDRFVVHTSGTVSLYDINDKHSRGVFYPLQTFTKDAEIDFSTIPLCIEALKNPDLKLLKTLSESIGSKHYKISTEQRKRLHVAAVFANNFTNQMYRITHEITEENQIEFEVLKPLILETAKKIQKMTPYMAQTGPAVRGDKKTIKKHLKLIKNPQHKAIYELLTNAILETHGRKKL from the coding sequence ATGATTTCAGTAGTTTTACTTGGCGCAGGAAATGTTGCCACACATTTATATAACGTGTTTCAAGATGCAAAGCATATTACAGTAACACAATGGTACAATAGACACCTATCTAAACTTACAACTTATAAAAATGAAGTTGAGATTACAGACAATTTAGAAGATTTAAATCCAGCAGACATTTACATTTTAGCAGTTAGTGACGATGCTATTTCTAATGTTTCTAAAGCCTTACCTTTTCAAGATCGATTTGTAGTACACACCTCAGGAACTGTAAGTTTATATGATATTAATGATAAACACAGCCGTGGAGTTTTTTATCCATTACAAACCTTTACAAAAGATGCTGAAATAGATTTTAGCACCATTCCGTTATGCATTGAAGCTTTAAAAAATCCGGATTTAAAACTTTTAAAAACACTTTCTGAAAGTATTGGTAGTAAACATTACAAAATATCTACAGAACAACGTAAAAGATTACATGTAGCAGCTGTTTTTGCAAATAATTTCACCAATCAAATGTATCGGATTACACATGAAATAACGGAAGAAAACCAAATAGAATTTGAAGTATTAAAACCGCTAATTTTAGAAACCGCTAAAAAAATACAAAAAATGACGCCTTACATGGCACAAACTGGTCCTGCCGTAAGAGGTGATAAAAAAACCATAAAAAAACACTTAAAACTTATTAAGAACCCACAACATAAAGCGATATACGAACTACTAACCAATGCAATATTAGAAACCCATGGAAGAAAAAAGTTATAA
- a CDS encoding KdsC family phosphatase, whose translation MEEKSYKEYLEHITTFIFDVDGVLTDGNVTVTTSGEMLRVMNIKDGYAIKTAIDAGFRICIISGGSNEGVRKRLEGLGVTDIFLGAHNKIDQLDEYVQKHNIKTENILYMGDDIPDFPVMLIVGLPTCPQDAVPEIKNISKYVSHKNGGRGAVRDVIEQVLKVQGKWSGNFNAQYD comes from the coding sequence ATGGAAGAAAAAAGTTATAAAGAATATTTAGAGCACATTACCACATTTATTTTTGATGTTGATGGTGTTTTAACAGATGGTAACGTAACTGTAACTACAAGCGGCGAAATGCTTAGAGTTATGAATATTAAAGATGGATATGCCATAAAAACAGCTATAGATGCGGGCTTTAGAATTTGTATAATATCTGGAGGTTCTAATGAAGGCGTCCGTAAGCGGTTAGAAGGTTTAGGGGTTACAGATATATTTTTAGGCGCACATAATAAAATTGATCAATTAGATGAATATGTGCAGAAGCATAATATAAAAACAGAAAACATCTTGTATATGGGAGACGATATTCCAGATTTTCCTGTAATGTTAATTGTAGGCTTACCAACATGTCCTCAAGATGCCGTCCCAGAGATTAAAAATATATCTAAATATGTCTCACATAAAAATGGTGGTCGTGGTGCTGTAAGAGATGTTATAGAACAAGTGTTAAAAGTTCAAGGAAAATGGAGTGGTAATTTTAATGCACAATACGATTAG
- a CDS encoding geranylgeranylglycerol-phosphate geranylgeranyltransferase, with product MQVLNLIRWKNLSLIILVQILIKYALFPVFYVDTALNNWQFILLVLATLCLASAGNIINDIYDIETDTINKPNQIIIGKYISEKTAYTLFITLNITGVLIGFYLSHAVGKSGFFALFVIISVLLYLYATYIKSTCLAGNIVISALVALSLVIVGLFDLIPVMTFENQDSQRAVLKLVLAYAGMAFILNFIREIIKDIEDIDGDYASGMRTLPIVIGRNRTSKIAFILSFIPLGILVYYVIMFVYNIPLEVGYFTILIIGPLLYISIELFSAKTKKDHRKISNALKLVMLTGVLSLLLYL from the coding sequence ATGCAGGTATTAAACCTAATACGTTGGAAAAATCTTTCACTTATTATTCTCGTTCAAATATTAATTAAATATGCTTTATTTCCTGTTTTTTATGTAGATACTGCATTAAATAATTGGCAATTTATATTACTAGTTTTAGCCACTTTATGTTTGGCTTCTGCAGGGAATATTATTAATGATATTTACGATATAGAAACAGACACAATTAATAAACCTAACCAAATAATAATTGGTAAATATATATCCGAAAAAACAGCTTACACTTTATTTATTACCTTAAATATAACAGGTGTACTTATTGGATTTTATTTATCTCATGCTGTTGGAAAAAGTGGTTTTTTTGCACTTTTCGTTATTATTTCGGTATTACTATACTTATATGCAACCTATATAAAATCTACTTGTTTGGCGGGTAACATTGTTATTTCTGCTTTAGTTGCTTTAAGTCTTGTTATTGTTGGATTGTTCGACTTAATTCCTGTAATGACATTCGAAAATCAAGACAGTCAACGTGCGGTACTTAAACTTGTATTAGCTTATGCAGGGATGGCCTTTATCCTTAATTTTATTCGTGAAATAATTAAAGACATAGAAGATATTGATGGCGATTACGCCTCGGGGATGCGAACACTACCAATTGTAATTGGTAGAAACCGCACATCTAAAATAGCTTTTATATTGTCTTTTATTCCACTTGGAATTTTGGTTTACTATGTCATTATGTTTGTGTATAATATTCCATTAGAAGTTGGGTATTTTACTATTCTTATAATTGGGCCTTTACTTTATATTTCTATTGAGTTGTTTAGTGCAAAGACTAAAAAAGACCATCGTAAAATTAGCAATGCTTTGAAATTGGTTATGCTAACAGGAGTTTTATCTTTACTTTTATATTTATAA